The following are encoded in a window of Scophthalmus maximus strain ysfricsl-2021 chromosome 2, ASM2237912v1, whole genome shotgun sequence genomic DNA:
- the nectin4a gene encoding nectin-4 isoform X1, whose translation MTSPPTRLSLCLSVLRIFAIQGTFVELPPKDSIRSLAEEETVLPCRYQPSESNVVVVQVTWYKEKPDATKEQIITAHHMNGQTAFGTWSRRVRFRSSEPTVDSSLVIMSTEVSDEGEYICRISTFPSGNFDSEMSLIVWTIPISSLDPVILVEGQSYRQAASCRSIARPPPRLSWDTDLNGQSINRSSDNGAVSTYYSLHPLRSMNGKKLDCLVWHPTSLTTRRLSNHLVVYFPPHVEVSGYNGDWSIGLENAALRCTSGGNPKPQSFTWIRIGRELPEGVIPHPNGTLIFGRPLSLSDMGTYQCVAKNEVGVGKAEVEIAVAEARGEPDMPENMLMLIVGGVAGGLLMLMLIIVITVTCRHKSKNRKLERELREKKEEICTLSRQASFRRMNSISTDTRGATEENIPLRVEGTLRTSLSSLGEQAHYRDSRSTISGGRGGGGGGGGGGGAFDYLGRPVLHNNTRRGRDRLLDRDEENRLRVETYVRNSTISLQETRFHPPLTPTAFPMVQSTEIVRQLNGSNVIPTDGGSRPGSVSRHHQHPPRSCSYPPDDEDEVDEGLGGPASQEHPDDQDSETNSSQVSEVHSAHYQLTNGTLRPKPRPSPAVISPHASLIHKAQIV comes from the exons ATGACATCTCCGCCGACCAGactctccctgtgtctctctgtcctccggATCTTTG CGATACAGGGGACGTTTGTGGAGCTCCCTCCAAAAGATTCCATCCGCTCcttggcagaggaggagactgtCCTTCCCTGCCGCTACCAGCCAAGTGAGAGcaatgtggtggtggtgcaggtcACGTGGTATAAGGAGAAACCCGATGCCACCAAGGAACAGATCATCACCGCACACCACATGAATGGACAGACCG CATTCGGGACGTGGTCTCGACGCGTGCGCTTTAGAAGCAGTGAACCCACAGTGGACTCATCTCTGGTCATCATGAGCACAGAGGTCTCTGATGAGGGGGAGTATATCTGCCGCATCAGCACCTTCCCCTCTGGCAACTTCGACAGCGAGATGTCACTCATCGTATGGA CCATTCCGATCTCCTCCCTGGACCCGGTGATTCTGGTGGAGGGACAGTCCTACCGACAGGCCGCCTCCTGCCGCTCAATAGCCCGCCCACCTCCCCGCCTCTCCTGGGACACCGACCTGAACGGCCAGTCCATCAACCGCTCTTCCGACAACGGGGCGGTCTCTACGTACTACTCCCTGCATCCGCTGAGGAGCATGAATGGCAAGAAGCTGGACTGTCTGGTGTGGCATCCGACTTCACTAACCACCCGCAGGCTCAGCAACCACCTGGTGGTGTACT TCCCGCCACATGTAGAGGTGTCTGGCTACAATGGAGACTGGTCCATCGGTCTGGAGAATGCTGCCCTGAGGTGCACAAGTGGAGGAAACCCCAAACCACAGAGTTTCACCTGGATCAG AATCGGTAGAGAGTTGCCCGAAGGCGTGATCCCCCATCCTAATGGAACACTCATTTTCGGGCGACCCCTAAGCTTGTCTGACATGGGCACCTACCAGTGTGTGGCAAAGAATGAAGTGGGAGTGGGGAAGGCTGAGGTGGAAATCGCTGTGGCAG AAGCTCGCGGGGAGCCGGATATGCCTGAAAACATGCTGATGCTCATCGTGGGGGGTGTGGCCGGCGGGCTGCTGATGTTGATgctcatcatcgtcatcacgGTCACGTGCCGCCACAAAAGCAAGAACAGAAAACTGGAGAGGgagctgagggagaagaa GGAAGAAATTTGCACTCTCTCCAGACAAGCCTCTTTCAGGAGAATGAACTCCATCAGCACAGATACCAGAGGAGCG acagaggaaaacatccCGCTGAGGGTGGAGGGAACCCTAAGGACCAGCCTGTCTTCCCTCGGG GAGCAGGCACACTACCGCGACAGTCGATCTACTATCTCAGGTgggcgggggggaggaggaggaggaggaggaggagggggagcgtTTGACTACTTGGGCAGACCCGTCCTGCACAACAACACACGGAGGGGCAGGGACAGGCTTCTGGACAGAGACGAAGAGAACCGGCTCAGAGTGGAGACATATGTGAGAAACAGCACTATATCTTTG CAGGAAACTCGTTTCCACCCTCCTCTTACGCCAACAGCATTCCCCATGGTGCAGTCCACTGAGATTGTGAGACAGCTCAACGGCAGTAACGTTATCCCGACTGACGGGGGTTCGCGGCCAGGAAGCGTCAGCAGACATCACCAGCACCCTCCTCGGAGCTGCAGCTACCCGCCAGATGATGAGGACGAGGTGGATGAAGGTTTGGGGGGTCCTGCCAGCCAGGAGCATCCCGACGACCAAGACAGCGAGACCAACAGTTCCCAGGTCTCCGAGGTTCACAGTGCCCACTATCAGCTAACTAATGGCACGTTGAGACCCAAACCCCGACCGAGCCCCGCTGTGATCAGTCCCCATGCCTCCCTGATCCACAAGGCTCAGATTGTTTAG
- the ndufs2 gene encoding NADH dehydrogenase [ubiquinone] iron-sulfur protein 2, mitochondrial: MAGTMLRSLSKLGRPSTKLILNSNLLSPGCTVLQSRQKQWQPDVEWMEQFAGAVMYPTTISEKWNLPPWNDKDPPAEKDVSNLTINFGPQHPAAHGVLRLVLELSGESVKKCDPHIGLLHRGTEKLIEYKTYLQALPYFDRLDYVSMMCNEEAYSLAVEKLLNIQAPPRAQWIRVLYGEMTRILNHIMAITTHALDIGAMTPFFWMFEEREKMFEFYERVSGARMHAAYIRPGGVHQDLPLGLMDDIYEWCKNFSIRIDEVEEMLTSNRIWKNRTVDIGVISAEDALNYGFSGVMLRGSGIKWDLRKSQPYDKYDEVEFDVPIGSKGDCYDRYLCRMEEMRQSLRIMHQALNKMPEGEIKVDDAKVAPPKRSEMKTSMESLIHHFKLYTEGYQVPPGATYTAVEAPKGEFGVYLVSDGSSRPYRCKIKAPGFAHLAGLDKMAQGHMLADVVAIIGTQDIVFGEVDR; encoded by the exons ATGGCGGGCACTATGTTGAGGTCGCTCTCTAAACTAGGACGTCCTTCaacaaaattaatattaaatagtAATTTGCTGAGTCCTGGCTGTACTGTTCTACAGAGCAG GCAGAAACAATGGCAGCCAGATGTTGAGTGGATGGAGCAGTTTGCTGGGGCAGTGATGTACCCTACAACCATTAGTGAGAAGTGGAACCTGCCACCATGGAACG ACAAGGATCCTCCTGCAGAGAAGGATGTTTCCAACCTGACCATCAACTTTGGCCCCCAGCATCCGGCAGCTCACGGTGTGCTGCGTCTAGTGCTGGAGCTCAGTGGAGAGTCCGTCAAGAAGTGTGACCCACACATTGGACTGCTTCACCGCGGCACAGAGAAGCTTATCGAGTACAAGACCTACCTGCAG GCTCTGCCCTACTTTGACCGTCTGGACTATGTTTCCATGATGTGTAATGAGGAGGCCTACTCTCTGGCTGTGGAGAAGCTGCTCAACATCCAAGCTCCACCTCGTGCACAGTGGATCAGAG tGCTATACGGAGAGATGACTCGCATCCTGAACCACATCATGGCCATCACCACACACGCCCTCGACATCGGCGCCATGACCCCCTTCTTCTGGATGTtcgaagagagggagaag atGTTTGAGTTCTATGAGCGAGTGTCCGGAGCCAGAATGCACGCTGCGTACATCAGACCCGGTGGTGTTCATCAG GATTTGCCTCTGGGCCTGATGGACGACATCTACGAGTGGTGCAAGAACTTCTCTATTCGAATCGATGAAGTAGAGGAG ATGTTGACCAGCAATCGTATCTGGAAGAATCGTACAGTGGATATTGGGGTGATTTCTGCTGAGGATGCCCTCAACTATGGCTTCAG TGGCGTGATGCTGCGAGGGTCGGGCATCAAGTGGGACCTGAGGAAGTCTCAGCCGTACGACAAGTACGACGAGGTGGAGTTTGACGTCCCAATCGGAAGCAAAGGAGATTGCTATGACAG GTATCTGTGCAGAATGGAGGAGATGAGGCAGTCCCTCAGGATCATGCATCAGGCGCTCAACAAGATGCCAGAAGGAGAGATTAAGGTGGATGACGCCAAGGTGGCTCCGCCCAAGAGGTCTGAGATGAAG ACGTCCATGGAGTCTCTGATCCACCACTTTAAACTGTACACAGAGGGCTACCAGGTCCCCCCGGGGGCTACATACACAGCCGTGGAGGCACCAAAG GGAGAGTTCGGTGTTTATTTGGTATCTGATGGCTCCAGCAGACCCTACCGCTGCAAGATCAAAGCTCCTGGATTCGCTCACTTG gcCGGTCTGGATAAAATGGCCCAAGGACACATGCTAGCTGATGTGGTAGCCATTATTG gtACACAGGACATTGTGTTTGGCGAAGTTGACCGTTAA
- the nectin4a gene encoding nectin-4 isoform X3: MTSPPTRLSLCLSVLRIFAIQGTFVELPPKDSIRSLAEEETVLPCRYQPSESNVVVVQVTWYKEKPDATKEQIITAHHMNGQTAFGTWSRRVRFRSSEPTVDSSLVIMSTEVSDEGEYICRISTFPSGNFDSEMSLIVWTIPISSLDPVILVEGQSYRQAASCRSIARPPPRLSWDTDLNGQSINRSSDNGAVSTYYSLHPLRSMNGKKLDCLVWHPTSLTTRRLSNHLVVYFPPHVEVSGYNGDWSIGLENAALRCTSGGNPKPQSFTWIRIGRELPEGVIPHPNGTLIFGRPLSLSDMGTYQCVAKNEVGVGKAEVEIAVAEARGEPDMPENMLMLIVGGVAGGLLMLMLIIVITVTCRHKSKNRKLERELREKKEEICTLSRQASFRRMNSISTDTRGATEENIPLRVEGTLRTSLSSLGQETRFHPPLTPTAFPMVQSTEIVRQLNGSNVIPTDGGSRPGSVSRHHQHPPRSCSYPPDDEDEVDEGLGGPASQEHPDDQDSETNSSQVSEVHSAHYQLTNGTLRPKPRPSPAVISPHASLIHKAQIV; encoded by the exons ATGACATCTCCGCCGACCAGactctccctgtgtctctctgtcctccggATCTTTG CGATACAGGGGACGTTTGTGGAGCTCCCTCCAAAAGATTCCATCCGCTCcttggcagaggaggagactgtCCTTCCCTGCCGCTACCAGCCAAGTGAGAGcaatgtggtggtggtgcaggtcACGTGGTATAAGGAGAAACCCGATGCCACCAAGGAACAGATCATCACCGCACACCACATGAATGGACAGACCG CATTCGGGACGTGGTCTCGACGCGTGCGCTTTAGAAGCAGTGAACCCACAGTGGACTCATCTCTGGTCATCATGAGCACAGAGGTCTCTGATGAGGGGGAGTATATCTGCCGCATCAGCACCTTCCCCTCTGGCAACTTCGACAGCGAGATGTCACTCATCGTATGGA CCATTCCGATCTCCTCCCTGGACCCGGTGATTCTGGTGGAGGGACAGTCCTACCGACAGGCCGCCTCCTGCCGCTCAATAGCCCGCCCACCTCCCCGCCTCTCCTGGGACACCGACCTGAACGGCCAGTCCATCAACCGCTCTTCCGACAACGGGGCGGTCTCTACGTACTACTCCCTGCATCCGCTGAGGAGCATGAATGGCAAGAAGCTGGACTGTCTGGTGTGGCATCCGACTTCACTAACCACCCGCAGGCTCAGCAACCACCTGGTGGTGTACT TCCCGCCACATGTAGAGGTGTCTGGCTACAATGGAGACTGGTCCATCGGTCTGGAGAATGCTGCCCTGAGGTGCACAAGTGGAGGAAACCCCAAACCACAGAGTTTCACCTGGATCAG AATCGGTAGAGAGTTGCCCGAAGGCGTGATCCCCCATCCTAATGGAACACTCATTTTCGGGCGACCCCTAAGCTTGTCTGACATGGGCACCTACCAGTGTGTGGCAAAGAATGAAGTGGGAGTGGGGAAGGCTGAGGTGGAAATCGCTGTGGCAG AAGCTCGCGGGGAGCCGGATATGCCTGAAAACATGCTGATGCTCATCGTGGGGGGTGTGGCCGGCGGGCTGCTGATGTTGATgctcatcatcgtcatcacgGTCACGTGCCGCCACAAAAGCAAGAACAGAAAACTGGAGAGGgagctgagggagaagaa GGAAGAAATTTGCACTCTCTCCAGACAAGCCTCTTTCAGGAGAATGAACTCCATCAGCACAGATACCAGAGGAGCG acagaggaaaacatccCGCTGAGGGTGGAGGGAACCCTAAGGACCAGCCTGTCTTCCCTCGGG CAGGAAACTCGTTTCCACCCTCCTCTTACGCCAACAGCATTCCCCATGGTGCAGTCCACTGAGATTGTGAGACAGCTCAACGGCAGTAACGTTATCCCGACTGACGGGGGTTCGCGGCCAGGAAGCGTCAGCAGACATCACCAGCACCCTCCTCGGAGCTGCAGCTACCCGCCAGATGATGAGGACGAGGTGGATGAAGGTTTGGGGGGTCCTGCCAGCCAGGAGCATCCCGACGACCAAGACAGCGAGACCAACAGTTCCCAGGTCTCCGAGGTTCACAGTGCCCACTATCAGCTAACTAATGGCACGTTGAGACCCAAACCCCGACCGAGCCCCGCTGTGATCAGTCCCCATGCCTCCCTGATCCACAAGGCTCAGATTGTTTAG
- the nectin4a gene encoding nectin-4 isoform X2 — MTSPPTRLSLCLSVLRIFAIQGTFVELPPKDSIRSLAEEETVLPCRYQPSESNVVVVQVTWYKEKPDATKEQIITAHHMNGQTAFGTWSRRVRFRSSEPTVDSSLVIMSTEVSDEGEYICRISTFPSGNFDSEMSLIVWTIPISSLDPVILVEGQSYRQAASCRSIARPPPRLSWDTDLNGQSINRSSDNGAVSTYYSLHPLRSMNGKKLDCLVWHPTSLTTRRLSNHLVVYFPPHVEVSGYNGDWSIGLENAALRCTSGGNPKPQSFTWIRIGRELPEGVIPHPNGTLIFGRPLSLSDMGTYQCVAKNEVGVGKAEVEIAVAEARGEPDMPENMLMLIVGGVAGGLLMLMLIIVITVTCRHKSKNRKLERELREKKEEICTLSRQASFRRMNSISTDTRGATEENIPLRVEGTLRTSLSSLGEQAHYRDSRSTISGGRGGGGGGGGGGGAFDYLGRPVLHNNTRRGRDRLLDRDEENRLRVETYQETRFHPPLTPTAFPMVQSTEIVRQLNGSNVIPTDGGSRPGSVSRHHQHPPRSCSYPPDDEDEVDEGLGGPASQEHPDDQDSETNSSQVSEVHSAHYQLTNGTLRPKPRPSPAVISPHASLIHKAQIV; from the exons ATGACATCTCCGCCGACCAGactctccctgtgtctctctgtcctccggATCTTTG CGATACAGGGGACGTTTGTGGAGCTCCCTCCAAAAGATTCCATCCGCTCcttggcagaggaggagactgtCCTTCCCTGCCGCTACCAGCCAAGTGAGAGcaatgtggtggtggtgcaggtcACGTGGTATAAGGAGAAACCCGATGCCACCAAGGAACAGATCATCACCGCACACCACATGAATGGACAGACCG CATTCGGGACGTGGTCTCGACGCGTGCGCTTTAGAAGCAGTGAACCCACAGTGGACTCATCTCTGGTCATCATGAGCACAGAGGTCTCTGATGAGGGGGAGTATATCTGCCGCATCAGCACCTTCCCCTCTGGCAACTTCGACAGCGAGATGTCACTCATCGTATGGA CCATTCCGATCTCCTCCCTGGACCCGGTGATTCTGGTGGAGGGACAGTCCTACCGACAGGCCGCCTCCTGCCGCTCAATAGCCCGCCCACCTCCCCGCCTCTCCTGGGACACCGACCTGAACGGCCAGTCCATCAACCGCTCTTCCGACAACGGGGCGGTCTCTACGTACTACTCCCTGCATCCGCTGAGGAGCATGAATGGCAAGAAGCTGGACTGTCTGGTGTGGCATCCGACTTCACTAACCACCCGCAGGCTCAGCAACCACCTGGTGGTGTACT TCCCGCCACATGTAGAGGTGTCTGGCTACAATGGAGACTGGTCCATCGGTCTGGAGAATGCTGCCCTGAGGTGCACAAGTGGAGGAAACCCCAAACCACAGAGTTTCACCTGGATCAG AATCGGTAGAGAGTTGCCCGAAGGCGTGATCCCCCATCCTAATGGAACACTCATTTTCGGGCGACCCCTAAGCTTGTCTGACATGGGCACCTACCAGTGTGTGGCAAAGAATGAAGTGGGAGTGGGGAAGGCTGAGGTGGAAATCGCTGTGGCAG AAGCTCGCGGGGAGCCGGATATGCCTGAAAACATGCTGATGCTCATCGTGGGGGGTGTGGCCGGCGGGCTGCTGATGTTGATgctcatcatcgtcatcacgGTCACGTGCCGCCACAAAAGCAAGAACAGAAAACTGGAGAGGgagctgagggagaagaa GGAAGAAATTTGCACTCTCTCCAGACAAGCCTCTTTCAGGAGAATGAACTCCATCAGCACAGATACCAGAGGAGCG acagaggaaaacatccCGCTGAGGGTGGAGGGAACCCTAAGGACCAGCCTGTCTTCCCTCGGG GAGCAGGCACACTACCGCGACAGTCGATCTACTATCTCAGGTgggcgggggggaggaggaggaggaggaggaggagggggagcgtTTGACTACTTGGGCAGACCCGTCCTGCACAACAACACACGGAGGGGCAGGGACAGGCTTCTGGACAGAGACGAAGAGAACCGGCTCAGAGTGGAGACATAT CAGGAAACTCGTTTCCACCCTCCTCTTACGCCAACAGCATTCCCCATGGTGCAGTCCACTGAGATTGTGAGACAGCTCAACGGCAGTAACGTTATCCCGACTGACGGGGGTTCGCGGCCAGGAAGCGTCAGCAGACATCACCAGCACCCTCCTCGGAGCTGCAGCTACCCGCCAGATGATGAGGACGAGGTGGATGAAGGTTTGGGGGGTCCTGCCAGCCAGGAGCATCCCGACGACCAAGACAGCGAGACCAACAGTTCCCAGGTCTCCGAGGTTCACAGTGCCCACTATCAGCTAACTAATGGCACGTTGAGACCCAAACCCCGACCGAGCCCCGCTGTGATCAGTCCCCATGCCTCCCTGATCCACAAGGCTCAGATTGTTTAG
- the LOC118300774 gene encoding ubiquitin thioesterase OTUB1 yields the protein MAEEKQESSQKEMEGVNCLAYDEAIIAQQDRIQQEIANSNPLVSDRQDLSVLQREYADDDTVYQLKIKDLHKKYSYIRKTRPDGNCFYRAFGFAHLESHLDDSKELQKFKAVASKSKLDLVNEGFTEFTIEDFHNTFMDLIELCEKQPSLQELLSSFNDQNVSDYVVVYLRLLTSGFLQREHCFFQHFIEGGRSVKEFCQQEVEPMSKESDHIHIIALAQALNVSILVEYMDRGEGGTVNHHVFPEGGDPRIFLLYRPGHYDILYK from the exons ATggcggaggagaagcaggaatcatcacagaaagagatggagg GAGTGAACTGTCTCGCATATGATGAGGCCATAATTGCTCAACAGGACAGAATTCAGCAGGAG ATAGCCAACAGTAACCCTTTAGTATCGGACAGACAGGACCTGTCAGTTCTGCAGAGGGAGTATGCGGATGACGACACAGTTTATCAGCTCAAGATCAAG gACCTTCACAAAAAATACTCGTACATCCGTAAGACGCGACCAGATGGGAATTGTTTCTACAGAGCCTTTGGTTTCGCACATCTCGAGTCCCATCTAGATGACAGCAAAGAACTTCAGAA GTTCAAAGCCGTTGCATCAAAAAGTAAACTGGACTTGGTTAATGAAGGCTTCACCGAGTTTACCATTGAAGACTTCCACAATACT TTCATGGACCTGATCGAGCTGTGCGAGAAACAACCGagtctgcaggagctgctgagcTCATTCAATGACCAGAATGTGTCGGACTATGTGGTCGTGTACCTGCGACTGCTCACCTCAGGCTTCCTGCAGCGAGAGCATTGCTTCTTCCAGCATTTCATAGAGGGAGGACGCTCTGTGAAGGAATTCTGTCAGCAG GAGGTAGAGCCAATGTCTAAAGAAAGTGACCACATTCACATCATCGCCTTAGCCCAGGCCCTGAACGTATCCATCCTGGTGGAGTACATGGATAGAGGAGAGGGTGGAACAGTCAATCACCACGTCTTCCCTGAAGGCGGCGACCCACgcatcttcctcctctacaGACCTGGCCATTACGACATCTTGTACAAATAA
- the fcer1g gene encoding high affinity immunoglobulin epsilon receptor subunit gamma, protein MAVLDRTLLIVAIPLWMCFGRAAAAFAEPQICYLLDGILFLYGIILTALYCRIKINNAKEADTGKGNPKPIAEEGIYTGLTPHAQDTYDTIGMKK, encoded by the exons ATGGCTGTGTTGGACAGGACCCTGTTAATTGTGGCTATTCCTCTGTGGATGTGTTTCGGGAGAGCTGCCG CTGCTTTTGCAGAACCTCAGATCTGTTATCTGCTGGATGGAATCCTGTTTTTGTACGGCATCATCCTGACCGCTCTCTACTGCAGAATCAAG ATCAACAATGCTAAGGAGGCTGACACTGGCAAAGGAAATCCAAAGCCG ATTGCTGAGGAGGGCATCTATACG GGTTTGACCCCTCACGCCCAGGACACATATGACACCATCGGCATGAAgaagtga